The Psychrosphaera ytuae genome includes a region encoding these proteins:
- a CDS encoding metallophosphoesterase — protein MKASILFLIALTLSGCSIFRSNIGTKLDTGLSIALIADTQVTSPYKGKNKFRTIEADFIVNVAIRTTAQEELSLKHLRLLLEDIGEQNVDIITYLGDGANSGCKDEVSGFFKVLEESRARLQKPLFFVIGNHDYLATGNQPSIEALEDTCSEKNGFVSKLDLIRIVQKFNLDSFNQYKGDYLLSFKDNVEDLSNECLLSIVENQQKSGCFYGAIITYLKNGISGELILADSSDYKDIDVQPALLRNDFYGHRGSISWKGESQTSWFISNFGNPTVRIIATHYPIENLAYVSAGPIGRPGDLLLKGRHSNLWLTGHSHEKNADDVIFTHKIGSGDEKRFTTQINVGSTTDFTPHFSIATSVEKRVIKKSFTSIEKIGSKSCELMLDSLGAFDLLQVLDVQHSQQDRLGLTGLYRNKNYNTENARRNINTLLDSVSEDDKGKLIRCMMYEASKNESELRSVL, from the coding sequence ATGAAAGCTTCCATTTTGTTCTTAATTGCACTTACTTTAAGTGGCTGCTCCATTTTCCGCTCTAATATCGGCACTAAACTTGATACTGGCTTGTCAATTGCGTTGATAGCTGATACTCAAGTGACCTCCCCTTATAAAGGGAAAAATAAATTCAGAACAATTGAAGCTGACTTCATTGTTAACGTAGCAATTCGAACAACTGCACAAGAAGAGCTTTCATTAAAGCATTTGAGATTGCTTCTTGAGGATATAGGTGAACAAAATGTCGATATCATCACATATTTGGGAGATGGAGCTAATAGTGGTTGCAAAGATGAAGTTTCTGGATTCTTTAAAGTTTTAGAGGAGTCTCGAGCTCGACTACAAAAACCTTTATTCTTTGTAATAGGCAATCATGACTATTTAGCTACTGGAAACCAACCATCAATTGAGGCTCTAGAAGACACTTGTAGTGAAAAGAACGGCTTTGTATCTAAGCTCGATTTAATTCGAATCGTACAAAAATTTAACCTTGATTCATTTAATCAATATAAGGGCGATTACTTATTGTCATTCAAAGACAATGTCGAAGATTTATCAAATGAATGTTTACTCTCTATTGTTGAAAATCAACAAAAAAGTGGTTGTTTTTACGGTGCAATTATAACTTATTTGAAAAATGGAATATCCGGCGAGTTAATTTTGGCAGATAGCTCAGACTATAAGGATATAGATGTACAGCCAGCATTATTGCGAAATGATTTTTATGGCCATCGGGGTTCAATTTCATGGAAAGGAGAGTCTCAAACAAGCTGGTTTATATCAAATTTTGGAAATCCAACTGTTCGTATAATTGCAACTCATTACCCAATAGAAAATTTAGCCTACGTTAGTGCTGGCCCAATTGGTCGGCCAGGCGACTTGCTACTGAAGGGACGCCATTCAAACCTATGGTTAACAGGTCACTCACATGAAAAAAACGCGGATGATGTAATTTTTACACATAAGATCGGGTCAGGAGATGAAAAAAGGTTTACTACCCAAATAAACGTGGGCTCAACAACTGATTTTACCCCTCACTTTTCAATTGCTACTTCAGTAGAGAAAAGGGTAATAAAAAAGTCATTTACTTCTATAGAAAAGATTGGGTCTAAGAGTTGTGAATTAATGTTAGATAGCTTAGGAGCATTTGATCTTTTACAAGTGTTGGATGTTCAACATTCCCAGCAAGATCGACTGGGGTTAACCGGTTTGTATCGAAACAAGAATTACAACACTGAAAATGCACGACGAAATATAAATACTTTGCTGGATAGCGTCTCTGAAGATGATAAGGGGAAATTGATACGTTGTATGATGTATGAAGCCTCAAAGAACGAAAGCGAACTAAGAAGTGTTTTGTAA
- a CDS encoding Bax inhibitor-1/YccA family protein, with translation MDSRMAYQGTQTSALQQNRVLRNTYSLLAMTLAFAAVVAGVAMAFNLPMPNIIIFFVGTLGLSFLLHKTANSSMGLVTIFAYTGFLGYTVGPIVNMYVAAGGADIVLMALAGTALSFFGMSAYALTTKRDLSFMGGMITAGFIVAIVAIIANIFLAMPALSLAISGIVIMISSGAIMLQTQAIVRGGETNYILAAAALFASIYNIFISLLNILNALSGDD, from the coding sequence ATGGACAGTAGAATGGCGTATCAAGGTACTCAGACGTCTGCATTACAGCAGAACCGTGTACTGAGAAACACATATTCACTTTTAGCGATGACTTTAGCGTTTGCTGCTGTTGTTGCAGGCGTAGCGATGGCGTTTAATTTACCAATGCCAAACATCATCATCTTTTTTGTTGGTACGTTAGGCTTATCTTTCCTACTACACAAAACAGCTAACTCATCAATGGGCCTAGTAACTATCTTCGCCTACACTGGCTTTTTGGGATACACAGTTGGCCCTATCGTAAACATGTACGTTGCTGCTGGCGGTGCTGACATCGTATTGATGGCATTAGCGGGCACGGCGCTAAGCTTCTTTGGTATGTCTGCTTATGCTTTAACAACTAAGCGCGACTTATCATTCATGGGCGGCATGATCACTGCGGGCTTCATCGTTGCGATTGTTGCAATCATTGCCAACATTTTCTTAGCGATGCCAGCTCTAAGCCTAGCTATTAGCGGTATTGTAATCATGATTTCTTCAGGTGCAATCATGCTTCAAACTCAAGCAATTGTACGTGGCGGTGAGACAAACTACATCCTAGCGGCAGCTGCATTGTTCGCTTCGATTTACAATATCTTTATCTCTCTTTTAAACATCCTTAACGCATTAAGCGGTGATGATTAA
- the tusD gene encoding sulfurtransferase complex subunit TusD: MRYLLMIHSSPWSHQSVRSATDFATAAIQQGHKIDAIFLYQDGASIALPNLEISSDEFNGQQALQDLHNTHGVPIWLCVTAGVKRGVNEAHLANGFKIAGLAEYAEASTLADKVIQFK; this comes from the coding sequence ATGCGTTATCTCTTAATGATCCATAGCTCGCCTTGGTCACATCAATCTGTGCGTTCAGCCACTGATTTCGCCACGGCAGCGATTCAACAAGGTCATAAGATTGATGCTATTTTTTTGTATCAAGACGGTGCAAGTATTGCCCTGCCCAACCTTGAGATCAGTAGTGATGAGTTTAACGGTCAACAAGCATTGCAAGACCTGCACAACACCCATGGTGTTCCTATCTGGCTGTGTGTCACCGCCGGGGTAAAGCGCGGTGTCAATGAGGCGCACTTAGCTAATGGCTTTAAAATCGCGGGACTCGCCGAGTACGCAGAGGCATCAACGCTAGCTGACAAAGTCATTCAGTTTAAATAA
- the tusC gene encoding sulfurtransferase complex subunit TusC translates to MNVKNILVIHTLPSFNDLQGKEALDLSLIFGSYEQSVKVMFLGQGVFQTLAHQDPESIGQKDYLSTIKALEIYDIEEVYACRASLEQYGFDQHELIDGVQLASQQQLNALKQAADHVYVI, encoded by the coding sequence ATGAACGTAAAAAACATCTTAGTGATCCACACACTACCTAGTTTTAATGACTTGCAAGGCAAGGAAGCGTTAGATTTAAGTCTTATTTTTGGCTCGTATGAACAATCCGTAAAAGTAATGTTTTTGGGCCAAGGCGTGTTTCAGACCCTGGCTCATCAAGACCCAGAATCTATCGGTCAAAAGGATTATTTAAGCACCATTAAAGCGCTTGAGATTTACGATATTGAAGAAGTCTATGCATGTCGTGCTAGCCTCGAACAATATGGATTTGACCAACACGAATTAATTGATGGTGTTCAGCTTGCGTCACAACAACAGCTGAATGCATTAAAACAAGCCGCCGACCACGTTTACGTTATTTAA
- a CDS encoding DsrH/TusB family sulfur metabolism protein, translated as MPFSSHEYSLHLIFSPDGWLKAQPLVTSTDRVFFMQDAVYLLQANITSPSELLYARATDVLARNIHPSEAIEILDDEQWVKLTEQANNVLSW; from the coding sequence ATGCCCTTCTCTTCTCATGAATACAGTCTGCACCTGATTTTTAGTCCTGACGGTTGGCTCAAAGCCCAACCTTTGGTGACATCGACTGATCGTGTGTTTTTTATGCAAGATGCCGTTTATCTGTTACAAGCGAACATCACTAGCCCGTCTGAGCTGCTATACGCACGGGCAACTGACGTGTTAGCCAGAAACATTCACCCAAGTGAAGCCATTGAAATTTTAGACGATGAGCAATGGGTCAAACTCACTGAGCAAGCCAACAACGTGTTGAGCTGGTAA
- a CDS encoding TusE/DsrC/DsvC family sulfur relay protein, with product MIEYNGKQYETDKHEYLANLEDWSEPLALHIASLENIEMTDNHWEVVHFVRDFYKEYKTSPAIRMLVKAMAKQLGEEKGNSIYLYKLFPKGPAKQATRIAGLPKPAKCI from the coding sequence ATGATTGAATATAATGGCAAACAATACGAAACCGACAAACACGAATACCTTGCCAATTTAGAGGACTGGAGTGAGCCTTTGGCCCTTCATATTGCCTCACTAGAAAACATAGAAATGACTGATAACCATTGGGAAGTGGTTCATTTTGTACGAGACTTTTATAAAGAATACAAAACTTCTCCAGCCATCAGAATGCTGGTAAAGGCGATGGCCAAACAACTTGGCGAAGAAAAAGGCAACAGTATATATCTGTACAAATTATTCCCAAAGGGCCCCGCAAAACAAGCTACGCGCATCGCGGGCCTGCCAAAGCCAGCTAAATGTATATAA
- a CDS encoding S9 family peptidase translates to MQPIPKRTLVTAVSSLLAVTLSFDSLSFDSANSGTDEHGEATSIAAQTQSKFSPEDIFELEYAVDPQVSPDGKWVIYTRRTNDIMTDGTRSNLWIAKTDGSQHRPLLSGKKAFYGAKWSPTGDRIVYQSNEEGKTQLYVRWMDTGQTALISNVPKGQGNVTWSPDGQYLAFTMSVDDTNRPFSVKMPKKPKGATWSKPVKYVTKARYQADGAGILEPSFRHIFVIPADGGTARQLTSGNYNHGGNLTWSKDGSEIFFSANRSDNWEYESRESDIYSVTAFGPNAGTITQITNTPGDEYSPVVSPNGKYLAYLHSDNKKLAYRNRHLFVKTLGKQDSKNITSDIDNSVSGPIWNEKSSGLYYQMTERGTITVGYSSLKGKHKKLATGLGGTTIGRPYAFAAFHADDDVIAYTKGSGQRPADIFVKDGRDEVRISALNEDLLGHKKLGEVKEIIYNSSIDGEEIQGWYILPPDYDPTKKYPLILEIHGGPHLAYGPHFSAELQRFAAEGYIVFYDNHRGSTGYGERFALLLQNKYSSKWDFADHMSGVDALIEKGMVDPERLYITGGSAGGIATAYAIGLTDRFKAAVVAKPVINWISKVLTADSYLGQIPNQFPGMPWENVEHYWERSPLSLVGNVTTPTMLLTGENDRRTPMSETEQYYQALKLRKIDTVMVRVPDSPHGIAGRPSRMIAKIENILGWFEKYSVKAEKTDTK, encoded by the coding sequence ATGCAACCTATTCCTAAGCGAACACTCGTGACCGCCGTTTCTTCATTGTTGGCGGTGACCTTGTCTTTTGACTCCTTGTCTTTTGACTCAGCAAATAGCGGGACAGATGAACACGGCGAAGCAACCTCGATTGCCGCGCAAACTCAAAGTAAATTCAGTCCTGAAGATATTTTTGAGCTTGAGTATGCGGTTGATCCGCAAGTTTCTCCAGATGGCAAATGGGTGATTTATACTCGTCGTACTAATGACATCATGACTGACGGCACTCGTAGTAACTTGTGGATAGCCAAAACTGACGGCAGCCAGCATCGCCCGCTACTATCAGGGAAAAAAGCTTTCTATGGCGCCAAATGGTCACCGACCGGCGATCGCATCGTTTATCAATCGAATGAAGAGGGCAAAACACAACTCTATGTTCGTTGGATGGATACAGGTCAAACGGCACTGATTTCAAACGTACCAAAAGGGCAAGGAAATGTGACCTGGTCCCCGGACGGTCAGTACCTTGCTTTTACAATGTCTGTTGATGACACTAACCGCCCGTTTTCAGTCAAAATGCCGAAAAAGCCAAAGGGCGCCACTTGGTCTAAGCCAGTAAAATACGTCACTAAAGCGCGATATCAAGCGGACGGAGCCGGTATTTTGGAGCCAAGTTTTAGACATATATTTGTGATCCCAGCTGATGGTGGAACGGCAAGACAGTTAACCTCAGGTAACTATAATCACGGCGGCAACTTGACCTGGTCTAAAGATGGCAGTGAGATATTTTTCTCGGCTAATCGCAGTGACAATTGGGAATATGAGTCTCGTGAATCGGATATTTACTCAGTTACTGCATTTGGCCCAAATGCAGGCACGATAACGCAAATTACCAATACCCCAGGTGATGAATACTCGCCTGTCGTATCGCCAAATGGCAAATACCTCGCATATTTGCATTCTGACAACAAAAAGTTGGCGTATCGCAACCGTCACTTATTTGTAAAAACTTTGGGTAAACAAGACAGCAAAAACATCACCAGCGATATCGATAACTCAGTGTCTGGACCGATTTGGAATGAAAAAAGCTCAGGGCTTTATTATCAAATGACTGAGCGCGGCACCATTACTGTCGGTTATTCAAGTCTAAAGGGCAAACACAAGAAGTTGGCCACTGGGTTAGGTGGCACGACAATTGGACGACCTTATGCGTTTGCTGCTTTTCACGCAGATGATGATGTGATTGCCTACACCAAAGGTTCAGGCCAGCGTCCGGCTGATATTTTTGTCAAAGATGGCCGTGATGAAGTGAGAATTTCTGCCCTTAATGAAGATTTATTAGGTCACAAAAAACTAGGCGAAGTAAAAGAGATCATCTACAACTCTTCTATTGATGGTGAAGAGATTCAGGGTTGGTACATTTTGCCGCCGGATTACGACCCAACGAAGAAATATCCATTAATATTAGAAATTCACGGTGGCCCTCATTTGGCCTATGGACCTCATTTCTCGGCTGAGCTACAACGTTTTGCCGCCGAAGGCTACATAGTGTTTTATGACAATCACAGAGGCTCAACAGGTTACGGTGAGCGATTTGCTTTGTTATTACAAAACAAATATTCGAGCAAATGGGACTTTGCCGATCACATGTCGGGCGTCGATGCGTTAATCGAGAAGGGCATGGTTGATCCAGAACGACTGTATATCACGGGTGGTTCTGCTGGTGGTATTGCGACGGCTTATGCGATTGGTTTAACAGACCGCTTTAAAGCGGCAGTTGTAGCCAAGCCAGTGATTAACTGGATATCGAAAGTTTTGACGGCTGATAGTTACCTAGGTCAGATCCCTAACCAATTCCCTGGAATGCCTTGGGAAAATGTAGAGCACTATTGGGAGCGTTCACCATTGTCACTAGTAGGCAATGTAACCACGCCAACCATGTTGTTGACTGGTGAAAATGACCGTCGTACACCTATGTCAGAAACTGAGCAGTATTACCAAGCGCTTAAGCTACGCAAAATTGATACTGTAATGGTGCGTGTGCCTGACTCACCGCACGGTATAGCCGGCCGTCCGTCTCGAATGATTGCTAAGATTGAAAACATTCTAGGGTGGTTCGAAAAATATTCGGTGAAGGCTGAGAAGACAGACACCAAATAA
- a CDS encoding M16 family metallopeptidase, giving the protein MKVFAAGQKSKFAKTVIASAMFVALAGCSATQTSSTAPEVVVSNAKMEYVRSVEGIEEYTLSNGMKVLLYPDSAQPKTLVNITYRVGSVHENYGETGMAHLLEHMLFKGSTSYKDIDLEFNKRGMRVNATTWLDRTNYFELFEYDETNLEWALGMEADRMVNATFTAEQLESEMTVVRNEMERGENSPFRMLSSRLSSTAYLWHNYANSTIGARSDVENFPFDKLRAFYKKHYRPDNAVLTLAGRFEKDKAIELIEKTFGKLQQPETPIEPLYTVEPTQDGEREVNLRRTGDVPMIGAVYHVPSALHEDTPALQVLATVLSDSARGRMQKQLVEPGLATGATAFSYLLKDPSIFMLVGQGSKDKDTKEMEKTLISLVEDLDENKVTAEEVATAKAAILKDTEESLRNVTGVGMELSEFIAMGDYRYIFYFRDLVEKVTVEDVQRVAEKYFVSSNRTIGRFIPTKEPVRAEISEAKDISEILADYKGRKAVESGEVYDNTVENVLARLQEFEWQTGTKVSVYPKKLRAGEVHIAMNFPVGSDKTLKGYEADFKLLGGLLFSGTKTYSKADIASKLDALKASVSISTRSLGEINVSIKAVKENLDETLLFVQELMTNPAFDEAEIEIDRKASITGLEMSRSEPRSVALNALNKAFDGYGKDSAFGYKTIDEQIDGLKAVNQKRLKALHKSLFDASNGFISVVGDVEPEAISKDLEAYFGGIDGSADYIEPEQTFVSPAGLDMWIETPDKANAQLYIAHTVDLNEQHPDFHAAYIANQIFGGSGFASRLMQRIRVKEGYSYGTGSGLGLEYDEEKGLFYMSAIAAPENMKKVVEAYKEEVQKVLDNGFTEKEVKDAIEGALKSQRVTWSSESYIARMLNENKKVERDIRWFKEYQDKVQGLTVEQVNEAFAKYIATQELNVFAAGDWAKVNKQ; this is encoded by the coding sequence ATGAAGGTATTTGCCGCTGGTCAAAAATCAAAATTCGCGAAAACAGTGATTGCTTCTGCAATGTTTGTTGCATTAGCTGGCTGTTCTGCTACTCAAACGTCTTCAACAGCGCCAGAAGTTGTTGTTTCAAATGCCAAAATGGAATACGTACGTAGCGTTGAAGGGATTGAGGAGTATACCCTTTCTAATGGGATGAAGGTGCTTTTATACCCAGATTCAGCTCAACCTAAAACTCTGGTTAATATCACCTATAGAGTTGGCTCTGTTCATGAGAATTACGGTGAAACGGGTATGGCCCACTTGCTAGAGCACATGTTGTTTAAAGGCTCTACGAGTTACAAAGACATTGATTTAGAATTCAATAAGCGCGGTATGCGTGTAAATGCGACGACGTGGTTAGATAGAACCAACTATTTTGAATTGTTTGAGTACGACGAGACCAACTTAGAGTGGGCTCTGGGCATGGAAGCGGACCGTATGGTTAACGCAACCTTCACGGCCGAGCAGTTAGAATCTGAGATGACGGTTGTCCGCAATGAAATGGAGCGCGGTGAAAACAGCCCATTTAGAATGTTGTCGTCGCGTTTGTCGTCAACGGCTTATTTGTGGCACAACTACGCAAACTCAACAATTGGCGCGCGTTCTGACGTCGAAAACTTCCCATTTGATAAGCTTCGTGCGTTTTACAAAAAACACTACCGTCCGGATAATGCAGTATTAACCCTCGCTGGTCGTTTTGAAAAAGACAAAGCCATTGAGCTTATCGAAAAAACATTCGGTAAATTACAGCAACCTGAAACACCGATTGAGCCGCTATATACAGTAGAGCCAACTCAAGATGGTGAGCGCGAAGTAAACTTACGCCGCACAGGTGACGTACCTATGATTGGCGCTGTGTATCATGTGCCTTCGGCGCTTCACGAAGATACCCCAGCTCTTCAAGTATTGGCGACCGTGTTATCAGACAGTGCTCGTGGCCGAATGCAAAAGCAATTGGTCGAGCCAGGTTTAGCGACGGGAGCAACAGCGTTTTCTTATCTATTGAAAGACCCATCAATCTTTATGTTGGTAGGTCAGGGCAGTAAAGATAAAGACACTAAAGAAATGGAAAAAACACTGATTTCTTTGGTAGAAGACTTAGATGAAAACAAGGTGACAGCTGAAGAAGTTGCGACGGCTAAGGCGGCAATCTTAAAAGACACAGAAGAGTCTTTGCGCAATGTTACAGGCGTAGGCATGGAGTTATCAGAATTTATCGCGATGGGTGATTATCGTTATATTTTCTATTTCCGCGATTTAGTTGAAAAAGTCACTGTTGAAGATGTGCAGCGTGTTGCAGAGAAGTATTTTGTTTCGAGTAACCGCACGATCGGGCGCTTTATCCCAACCAAAGAGCCGGTTCGTGCGGAAATTTCGGAAGCGAAAGACATTTCTGAAATATTAGCCGACTATAAAGGCCGTAAGGCGGTAGAAAGTGGTGAAGTGTATGACAACACAGTAGAAAACGTGTTGGCTCGCTTGCAAGAGTTTGAATGGCAAACGGGTACCAAAGTCAGTGTTTACCCTAAAAAACTTCGTGCCGGTGAAGTACATATCGCAATGAACTTCCCGGTCGGTAGTGACAAAACTCTAAAAGGTTATGAGGCGGACTTTAAACTCTTAGGTGGCTTGTTGTTCTCAGGAACAAAAACTTACAGTAAAGCAGATATCGCTTCTAAGCTAGATGCGTTAAAGGCGTCAGTAAGTATTTCTACCCGCTCGTTAGGTGAAATTAATGTCTCTATCAAAGCAGTTAAAGAAAACCTAGATGAGACGTTACTGTTTGTTCAAGAGTTAATGACGAACCCTGCTTTTGATGAGGCTGAAATCGAAATCGACCGCAAAGCTTCAATCACAGGGCTAGAAATGAGCCGCAGTGAACCTCGTTCTGTTGCGCTTAATGCGCTAAACAAGGCATTTGACGGTTATGGAAAGGACAGCGCGTTTGGTTATAAAACCATTGACGAGCAAATTGATGGCTTAAAAGCGGTTAATCAAAAGCGCCTTAAAGCACTACACAAATCATTGTTCGACGCTTCCAACGGGTTTATCTCCGTTGTTGGTGACGTTGAGCCTGAAGCGATTTCTAAAGACTTAGAAGCTTACTTTGGTGGCATCGACGGTTCAGCCGATTATATTGAACCAGAGCAAACTTTTGTTAGTCCTGCGGGCCTAGACATGTGGATTGAGACGCCAGATAAAGCCAACGCTCAGTTGTATATAGCCCACACGGTTGACTTAAATGAGCAACACCCTGATTTCCACGCAGCGTATATCGCTAACCAAATCTTTGGTGGTAGTGGTTTTGCTTCGCGCTTGATGCAGCGTATCCGAGTCAAAGAAGGTTATAGCTACGGCACAGGTTCTGGCCTTGGTCTAGAGTACGATGAAGAAAAAGGTCTTTTCTACATGTCAGCGATTGCTGCGCCAGAAAACATGAAGAAAGTTGTGGAAGCTTATAAAGAAGAAGTCCAAAAAGTCTTGGACAATGGCTTCACAGAAAAAGAAGTAAAGGATGCCATCGAGGGTGCTCTTAAATCACAGCGTGTTACTTGGTCGTCTGAAAGCTACATTGCTCGTATGCTGAACGAAAACAAAAAAGTAGAACGCGATATTCGTTGGTTTAAAGAGTATCAAGACAAGGTTCAGGGTTTGACTGTAGAACAAGTCAACGAGGCATTTGCTAAGTACATTGCAACCCAAGAGTTGAATGTTTTTGCTGCGGGTGACTGGGCAAAAGTGAACAAACAGTAA
- the metK gene encoding methionine adenosyltransferase, with translation MAKHLFTSESVSEGHPDKIADQISDAVLDAILEQDPKARVACETYVKTGMVMVGGEITTSAWVDIEELTRNTVREIGYVHSDMGFDADSCAILNTIGKQSPDINQGVDRKDPADQGAGDQGLMFGYACNETDVLMPAPIEYSHRLVKRQAEVRKNGTLPWLRPDAKSQVTFAYENGKPVGIDAVVLSTQHCDTISQKDLVEAVREEIIKPVLPSEWLNEQTKFFINPTGRFVIGGPMGDCGLTGRKIIVDTYGGMARHGGGAFSGKDPSKVDRSAAYAARYVAKNLVAAGLADKAEIQVSYAIGVAEPTSISVETFGTSKLEEDKLIELVRRHFDLRPYGLIQMLDLERPIYKGTAAYGHFGRDEFPWERTDKVEALRADAGL, from the coding sequence ATGGCAAAACATTTATTCACATCAGAATCTGTATCTGAGGGTCATCCGGATAAAATCGCGGACCAAATTTCTGACGCAGTGTTAGACGCAATTTTAGAACAAGACCCAAAAGCACGTGTTGCTTGTGAAACTTACGTAAAAACTGGAATGGTAATGGTCGGTGGTGAAATCACTACATCGGCATGGGTAGACATCGAAGAGCTTACTCGTAACACCGTTCGTGAAATTGGTTACGTTCACTCAGACATGGGCTTTGACGCTGATTCTTGTGCCATCTTAAACACGATCGGTAAACAATCTCCAGACATCAACCAAGGTGTTGACCGCAAAGACCCTGCTGATCAAGGCGCAGGTGACCAAGGCTTAATGTTTGGTTACGCGTGTAACGAAACAGACGTATTAATGCCTGCTCCAATCGAGTACTCGCACCGTCTAGTTAAGCGTCAAGCTGAAGTTCGCAAAAACGGTACCCTTCCTTGGTTGCGTCCAGATGCAAAATCACAGGTGACGTTTGCATACGAAAACGGCAAGCCTGTTGGCATTGACGCGGTTGTTCTTTCAACTCAGCACTGTGACACTATTTCACAAAAAGACTTAGTTGAAGCCGTTCGCGAAGAAATCATCAAGCCGGTTCTTCCGTCTGAGTGGTTAAACGAGCAAACCAAATTCTTCATCAACCCAACAGGCCGTTTCGTAATCGGTGGTCCTATGGGTGACTGTGGTCTTACTGGTCGTAAAATCATTGTTGACACATACGGTGGTATGGCACGTCACGGTGGTGGTGCGTTCTCTGGTAAAGATCCTTCTAAAGTTGATCGCTCTGCCGCTTACGCAGCGCGTTATGTTGCTAAAAACTTAGTAGCAGCGGGCCTTGCTGACAAAGCTGAAATCCAAGTTTCTTACGCTATCGGTGTTGCAGAGCCAACGTCTATCAGTGTTGAAACATTTGGCACAAGCAAGCTAGAAGAAGACAAGCTAATTGAGTTGGTACGTCGTCACTTCGACTTACGTCCATACGGTCTTATTCAAATGCTTGACCTTGAGCGCCCTATCTACAAAGGTACTGCGGCTTACGGTCACTTTGGTCGTGATGAGTTCCCTTGGGAGCGCACGGACAAGGTTGAGGCGTTACGCGCTGACGCTGGCCTATAA
- a CDS encoding ABC transporter permease: protein MKLFFSRFYAILKGRNLEFFRDKSSLTWSIVFPVLLLVGFALVFSGDGKDQFKVGLLNSPVGQGAVNVEPSSFDTSKQASENASEKHTQSAGFLATKYVEFVDYENSDVAIEKLRQHRLDMLIDFESKQYWINESSPNGYFMEKLLVGYEPSSSQWQQQTVDGRQIRYLDFVLPGILGMNMMFSCLFGVGYVIVRYRKNMVLKRLNATPVTAFEFLTAQVVSRLFIVMFLSTSVFVGCDFLFDFYMLGSYLDLFIVGILGAFSLISLGLMIASRSRSEELTGGLLNLATWPMMILSGVWFSLEGSPEFIQQIAYALPLTHLVEGARAVMTEGASLADIADHVLVMVGMTVVFLGIGTTLFRWEGDGR, encoded by the coding sequence ATGAAGTTATTTTTTTCGCGATTTTACGCCATATTAAAAGGTCGAAATTTAGAGTTTTTTAGAGATAAATCATCGTTAACTTGGAGTATTGTTTTTCCTGTTTTGTTACTGGTTGGTTTTGCGCTTGTGTTTAGCGGTGATGGAAAAGATCAATTCAAAGTTGGCTTATTAAATTCTCCGGTTGGGCAAGGTGCGGTGAATGTTGAGCCTTCGTCTTTTGACACCTCTAAGCAAGCCTCTGAGAACGCTTCAGAAAAGCATACTCAAAGTGCAGGTTTTTTAGCGACAAAATACGTCGAGTTTGTAGATTATGAAAATTCAGATGTCGCCATCGAAAAGCTACGTCAGCACCGACTGGATATGTTGATCGACTTTGAGTCTAAACAATACTGGATCAATGAGTCGTCGCCAAACGGTTATTTTATGGAAAAGCTGTTAGTGGGGTATGAACCAAGCTCAAGTCAGTGGCAGCAACAAACGGTAGATGGCCGTCAAATCCGGTATTTGGATTTTGTGTTACCTGGTATTTTAGGTATGAACATGATGTTCAGTTGCTTATTTGGCGTAGGTTATGTGATTGTGCGTTATCGCAAAAACATGGTTTTAAAACGCCTCAACGCAACACCTGTTACTGCGTTTGAGTTTTTGACGGCTCAAGTGGTTTCACGCTTGTTTATCGTGATGTTTTTATCAACTTCGGTGTTTGTAGGTTGTGACTTTTTATTCGATTTTTACATGTTGGGTAGTTATTTAGACCTCTTTATCGTCGGTATATTAGGGGCGTTTTCACTCATTTCATTAGGCCTAATGATTGCGTCACGCTCTCGCAGTGAAGAGCTCACTGGCGGACTGTTAAACCTTGCTACCTGGCCCATGATGATCTTATCCGGGGTGTGGTTTTCGTTAGAAGGTAGCCCAGAGTTTATTCAGCAAATTGCCTATGCATTGCCATTGACGCATTTGGTTGAAGGAGCGAGAGCCGTGATGACCGAAGGTGCAAGTTTGGCTGATATTGCTGATCATGTGTTGGTGATGGTTGGTATGACGGTGGTGTTTTTGGGGATTGGGACGACGCTGTTTCGTTGGGAAGGAGATGGTCGGTAA